The following proteins are co-located in the Hevea brasiliensis isolate MT/VB/25A 57/8 chromosome 11, ASM3005281v1, whole genome shotgun sequence genome:
- the LOC110658610 gene encoding uncharacterized protein LOC110658610, whose translation MAPRKRKAEGQDEGVKPITATSTRVTRSSTRLANSNSYAPPVDLPTKKKGKTVGKKKVKTEDEKETETNNVEEKESEKVEAKEETTDDRTKKTIVIEHCKQCNSFMKRATLVKNGLENSVPSIRVVLNPDKPRRGCFEIREEGGEKFISLLDMKRPFKPMKDLDMDKVIADIIDKIK comes from the exons ATGGCGCCTAGGAAGCGAAAGGCTGAGGGACAAGATGAGGGAGTCAAGCCTATTACAGCCACGTCCACGAGGGTCACTCGGAGCTCCACTCGCCTTGCCAACTCCAACTCCTACGCGCCGCCGGTTGATTTACCCACTAAGAAAAAGGGGAAAACAGTGGGAAAGAAGAAGGTGAAGACTGAAGACGAAAAGGAGACTGAGACAAACAACGTGGAAGAGAAAGAGAGTGAGAAAGTAGAGGCTAAGGAGGAGACTACTGACGATAGGACTAAGAAGACCATTGTGATTGAGCACTG CAAACAATGCAATTCATTTATGAAAAGGGCTACACTGGTGAAAAATGGTCTGGAGAATTCTGTTCCCAGTATCAGAGTGGTACTTAATCCCGATAAG CCTAGAAGGGGTTGCTTTGAAATACGGGAGGAAGGTGGAGAGAAGTTCATCAGTCTTCTG GACATGAAACGGCCATTTAAACCAATGAAGGATCTTGACATGGACAAAGTCATCGCAGATATAATTGACAAGATCAAATGA